A DNA window from Buttiauxella agrestis contains the following coding sequences:
- the fixX gene encoding ferredoxin-like protein FixX: MSTPVNVDVKLGINKFNVDEHNPHIIVKSQPDMQVMALLTKACPAGLYKQQEDGSVRFDYAGCLECGTCRILGLGTALEKWEYPRGTFGVEYRYG; encoded by the coding sequence ATGAGCACGCCAGTAAATGTGGATGTCAAACTGGGCATCAATAAATTCAATGTCGATGAACATAACCCGCACATTATTGTTAAATCACAGCCTGACATGCAGGTGATGGCGTTATTAACCAAAGCCTGTCCGGCGGGGCTATATAAGCAGCAAGAAGATGGTTCGGTGCGTTTTGATTATGCCGGGTGTCTTGAGTGCGGCACCTGCCGAATTTTGGGTCTCGGAACGGCACTGGAAAAATGGGAATACCCGCGCGGCACTTTTGGTGTGGAATATCGCTACGGCTGA